A single Cellulomonas sp. SLBN-39 DNA region contains:
- a CDS encoding ABC transporter ATP-binding protein, giving the protein MTSRLRAERVTLRYDERVVASDLTVHVPDDSFTVVVGPNACGKSTLLRALARLLRAAGGEVYLDDAPIRSRPAKETSRRLAMLPQAPTAPDGITVVDLVARGRFPHQGLLRQWSVQDEEAVRRAMSATGVTDLADRPAGELSGGQRQRVWLAMVLAQDTGILLLDEPTTFLDVAHQIEVLDLCRDLHEDQGRTVVAVLHDLNHAARYATHLVAMRDGRVVAEGPPHEVVTAERVEEVFGLPCRVVEDPVTGAPLVLPLDRRRTRTVSAAAGPSGAPTGTPSRW; this is encoded by the coding sequence ATGACCTCCCGCCTGCGCGCCGAGCGCGTGACCCTGCGGTACGACGAGCGCGTCGTGGCCAGCGACCTGACCGTGCACGTGCCCGACGACTCCTTCACGGTCGTCGTCGGCCCCAACGCCTGCGGCAAGTCCACCCTGCTGCGCGCCCTGGCCCGGCTGCTGCGCGCGGCCGGCGGCGAGGTGTACCTCGACGACGCGCCGATCCGTTCGCGCCCGGCCAAGGAGACGTCCCGCCGGCTCGCGATGCTCCCCCAGGCGCCGACCGCGCCCGACGGCATCACCGTCGTCGACCTCGTCGCCCGCGGCCGCTTCCCCCACCAGGGCCTGCTGCGGCAGTGGTCGGTGCAGGACGAGGAGGCCGTGCGGCGCGCGATGTCCGCGACCGGCGTCACCGACCTCGCCGACCGGCCGGCGGGCGAGCTGTCCGGCGGGCAGCGCCAACGCGTCTGGCTCGCGATGGTCCTCGCGCAGGACACCGGCATCCTGCTGCTCGACGAGCCGACGACGTTCCTCGACGTCGCCCACCAGATCGAGGTCCTCGACCTGTGCCGCGACCTGCACGAGGACCAGGGCCGCACCGTCGTCGCCGTGCTCCACGACCTCAACCACGCCGCCCGCTACGCCACGCACCTGGTCGCGATGCGGGACGGCCGGGTCGTCGCGGAGGGCCCGCCGCACGAGGTCGTCACCGCCGAGCGCGTCGAGGAGGTCTTCGGCCTGCCCTGCCGGGTCGTCGAGGACCCCGTGACGGGCGCACCGCTGGTCCTGCCCCTCGACAGACGCCGCACCCGCACCGTCAGCGCAGCGGCAGGACCATCCGGCGCCCCCACGGGTACGCCGTCTCGGTGGTGA
- a CDS encoding TetR/AcrR family transcriptional regulator: MRSATSSSPRPDDLTARARIRDAAIARFGRDGFGVGLRTIAQDVGVSAPLVLHHFGSKDGLRAACDEHVLATVKEHKADALGPSGPDHLLVELAQVEGYAPLVAYVLRSIQHGGDLARTFLDAFVADAEAYLREGVAAGTIRPSRDEAARARWLTLQGLGGMLVALAVDPLDDPAGLGPRLRAYLDSLALPALELYTEGLLTDRRMLDAYLMYVTDPPAGTPGPTPPGDPTP, translated from the coding sequence ATGCGGTCAGCCACGTCGTCGTCGCCCCGCCCGGACGACCTCACCGCCCGGGCCCGGATCCGCGACGCCGCGATCGCGCGGTTCGGCCGCGACGGCTTCGGCGTGGGCCTGCGCACGATCGCCCAGGACGTCGGGGTCAGCGCCCCGCTGGTGCTGCACCACTTCGGCTCCAAGGACGGGCTGCGCGCCGCCTGCGACGAGCACGTGCTGGCGACCGTGAAGGAGCACAAGGCCGACGCCCTCGGCCCGTCCGGGCCCGACCACCTCCTCGTCGAGCTGGCCCAGGTCGAGGGCTACGCCCCGCTCGTGGCGTACGTGCTGCGCAGCATCCAGCACGGCGGCGACCTGGCCCGCACGTTCCTCGACGCCTTCGTCGCGGACGCCGAGGCGTACCTGCGGGAGGGCGTGGCGGCGGGCACGATCCGCCCCAGCCGCGACGAGGCGGCCCGCGCCCGGTGGCTGACGCTGCAGGGCCTGGGCGGGATGCTCGTGGCGCTGGCCGTCGACCCGCTCGACGACCCCGCCGGCCTCGGCCCCCGCCTGCGCGCCTACCTCGACAGCCTCGCGCTGCCCGCCCTCGAGCTCTACACCGAGGGCCTGCTGACCGACCGCCGCATGCTCGACGCCTACCTGATGTACGTGACGGACCCGCCCGCCGGCACGCCCGGCCCCACCCCGCCCGGAGACCCCACGCCCTGA
- a CDS encoding GNAT family N-acetyltransferase, which translates to MPTDVAPAVLRPFHPSDLAGMYRVCLRTGDAGGDATGLYRQPELLGHLYAGPYPVADPGLTFVVVDEQGVGGYVVGTADTARFDDWLEERWWPPLRAAHPRVGDPDDGTQDHVLVERVHAWERVVPPEGFPAHLHVDLLPHLQGQGWGRRLIGALADALRERGVPGLHLGVSAANASAIAFYERLGFTTETAYPWGRRMVLPLR; encoded by the coding sequence GTGCCCACCGACGTCGCACCCGCCGTCCTGCGCCCGTTCCACCCGTCCGACCTGGCGGGGATGTACCGGGTGTGCCTGCGCACCGGCGACGCCGGGGGCGACGCGACCGGCCTGTACCGGCAGCCCGAGCTGCTGGGTCACCTGTACGCCGGGCCGTACCCGGTGGCGGACCCGGGGCTGACGTTCGTCGTGGTCGACGAGCAGGGGGTGGGCGGGTACGTCGTCGGCACGGCCGACACCGCCCGCTTCGACGACTGGCTGGAGGAGCGCTGGTGGCCGCCGCTGCGGGCCGCGCACCCGCGGGTCGGCGACCCCGACGACGGGACGCAGGACCACGTGCTCGTCGAGCGCGTGCACGCCTGGGAGCGCGTCGTGCCGCCGGAGGGGTTCCCCGCGCACCTGCACGTCGACCTGCTGCCGCACCTGCAGGGGCAGGGCTGGGGACGCCGGCTGATCGGGGCGCTCGCGGACGCGCTGCGCGAGCGCGGCGTGCCCGGGCTGCACCTGGGCGTCTCGGCGGCCAACGCCTCGGCGATCGCGTTCTACGAGCGGCTGGGGTTCACCACCGAGACGGCGTACCCGTGGGGGCGCCGGATGGTCCTGCCGCTGCGCTGA
- a CDS encoding PASTA domain-containing protein, with product MRSALVRSSVVLATVALTLTACAGAPPSTTTTSAAQAGAGVESAPAVPSEEPTPEPTSADPADVSADDLEIADGGESGTLDVPSYTNILLTTARASLELRGFTVEAVDASGQSRMVDQEDQWVVVAQDPPAGVVVKGSFVVLNVLHRDEVNG from the coding sequence ATGCGCTCTGCCCTCGTCCGTTCGTCCGTCGTGCTCGCCACGGTCGCCCTCACGCTCACCGCCTGCGCCGGCGCGCCGCCGAGCACCACGACCACGTCGGCTGCGCAGGCCGGTGCGGGCGTCGAGTCCGCCCCCGCCGTGCCGAGCGAGGAGCCGACGCCCGAGCCGACGAGCGCGGACCCGGCTGACGTCTCCGCCGACGACCTGGAGATCGCCGACGGCGGCGAGTCCGGCACCCTCGACGTGCCGTCGTACACGAACATCCTGCTGACCACGGCGCGGGCGAGCCTCGAGCTGCGCGGCTTCACGGTCGAGGCGGTCGACGCGTCCGGCCAGTCGCGGATGGTCGACCAGGAGGACCAGTGGGTCGTCGTCGCCCAGGACCCGCCGGCGGGCGTCGTCGTCAAGGGCTCGTTCGTGGTGCTGAACGTGCTGCACCGTGACGAGGTCAACGGCTGA
- a CDS encoding iron chelate uptake ABC transporter family permease subunit, translating to MSGTAPRAADAPVHDPVPLPGRVLRAGGSSVRWHPRTWAVCAALLAAAAALAVIAMGDGTIALTPAQVLGALTGAAEDRTVERVVLGIRLPRLVTGLGVGAALGVAGALFQSLSRNALGSPDLIGLTTGAATGAVLQIVLGGGTSGPLAVGAAAVLGGTATAVVVQALARTGRSGGGYRMVLVGIGVGAFLQAVSSVLLTRAELDQALEAEIWLQGSLAGRSWQQAVPVLVVLAVVLPLLPAVRRDADVLEMGDETAAQLGVVAARARRTQVVLGVALTAVATAAAGPVAFVALAAPQLVRRLTGATGAHLGPSACLGAALLLAADLLSRHLPFAWSVPVGLATALLGGLYLVWLLSRKDPR from the coding sequence GTGAGCGGCACCGCGCCACGGGCCGCGGACGCGCCCGTGCACGACCCGGTCCCGCTCCCCGGTCGCGTGCTCCGCGCGGGCGGGTCGTCCGTGCGCTGGCACCCGCGCACCTGGGCCGTCTGCGCCGCCCTGCTCGCCGCCGCCGCTGCCCTCGCCGTGATCGCGATGGGCGACGGCACGATCGCGCTCACCCCCGCCCAGGTGCTCGGCGCCCTCACGGGGGCCGCCGAGGACCGGACGGTCGAGCGGGTCGTGCTCGGCATCCGCCTGCCGCGCCTGGTCACCGGCCTGGGCGTCGGCGCGGCGCTCGGCGTCGCCGGGGCGCTGTTCCAGTCGCTGTCCCGCAACGCCCTCGGCTCCCCCGACCTCATCGGCCTGACCACGGGTGCCGCCACCGGGGCCGTGCTGCAGATCGTGCTCGGCGGCGGCACGTCCGGGCCGCTCGCCGTGGGTGCTGCGGCCGTGCTCGGCGGCACCGCCACCGCCGTCGTCGTGCAGGCGCTCGCCCGCACCGGGCGCTCCGGCGGCGGGTACCGGATGGTGCTGGTCGGCATCGGCGTCGGCGCGTTCCTCCAGGCCGTCTCGTCCGTGCTGCTCACCCGCGCCGAGCTCGACCAGGCGCTCGAGGCGGAGATCTGGCTGCAGGGCAGCCTCGCGGGCCGGTCGTGGCAGCAGGCCGTGCCCGTGCTCGTGGTGCTCGCCGTCGTCCTGCCCCTGCTCCCCGCGGTGCGCCGCGACGCGGACGTGCTGGAGATGGGCGACGAGACCGCCGCGCAGCTCGGCGTCGTCGCCGCACGCGCCCGCCGCACCCAGGTCGTGCTCGGCGTCGCGCTCACCGCCGTCGCCACGGCGGCGGCCGGTCCCGTCGCGTTCGTCGCGCTCGCCGCACCCCAGCTGGTCCGCCGGCTCACCGGCGCCACGGGGGCGCACCTCGGCCCGTCCGCCTGCCTCGGCGCCGCGCTGCTGCTCGCCGCCGACCTCCTCTCCCGGCACCTGCCGTTCGCGTGGTCGGTGCCCGTGGGCCTGGCGACGGCGCTGCTCGGCGGCCTGTACCTGGTCTGGCTCCTGTCCCGGAAGGACCCCCGATGA
- a CDS encoding aminotransferase class I/II-fold pyridoxal phosphate-dependent enzyme: MTTTPQAAALVAALPDVRRAYEELRGRGLRLDLTRGKPSAEQLDLSNALLTLPGAGVTHDETGVDVRNYGGLEGLPALRRIFAELLGVPVAQLLAGGNSSLTMMHDTFVHAFLHGVPGSPRPWSREEVVRWICPVPGYDRHFAICESLGIEMVPVPMTPDGPDVDAVAALVAQDPTIKGMWVVPTYANPDGAVVTEEVARALVQMPTAAPDFRILWDDAYALHHLTDDEVTSARAIELAAQAGAPDRVVLVASTSKITFAGAGVAFWASSPANVEWFVRHRSIASIGPDKVNQLRHALFFGDAEGVRAHMRRHRAVLAPKFAVVDEVLTERLEKYGVASWSRPRGGYFVTLRTPPGTAARVVQLAADAGVVLTPAGAPFPYGRDPEDATIRLAPSMPPLPEVRAAVDVVATCVLLAAAERQAG; this comes from the coding sequence GTGACCACGACACCTCAGGCTGCGGCGCTGGTCGCGGCCCTGCCTGACGTCCGGCGTGCCTACGAGGAGCTCCGCGGCCGCGGTCTGCGGCTCGACCTGACGCGCGGCAAGCCCTCCGCGGAGCAGCTCGACCTGTCGAACGCCCTGCTCACGCTCCCGGGTGCCGGCGTGACCCACGACGAGACCGGCGTGGACGTCCGCAACTACGGGGGTCTCGAGGGCCTGCCCGCGCTGCGGCGGATCTTCGCCGAGCTGCTCGGCGTGCCGGTGGCCCAGCTCCTCGCCGGCGGGAACAGCTCGTTGACGATGATGCACGACACGTTCGTGCACGCGTTCCTGCACGGTGTGCCCGGGTCGCCGCGGCCGTGGTCGCGCGAGGAGGTCGTGCGGTGGATCTGCCCCGTGCCGGGCTACGACCGCCACTTCGCGATCTGCGAGTCGCTGGGCATCGAGATGGTGCCGGTCCCGATGACGCCCGACGGTCCGGACGTCGACGCCGTCGCGGCCCTCGTCGCGCAGGACCCGACCATCAAGGGCATGTGGGTCGTCCCGACGTACGCCAACCCGGACGGTGCGGTCGTGACGGAGGAGGTCGCGCGGGCCCTCGTGCAGATGCCGACCGCCGCGCCCGACTTCCGCATCCTCTGGGACGACGCGTACGCGTTGCACCACCTCACCGACGACGAGGTGACGAGCGCGCGCGCGATCGAGCTGGCCGCGCAGGCGGGTGCGCCCGACCGTGTCGTGCTCGTTGCGTCGACCTCGAAGATCACGTTCGCCGGGGCCGGGGTCGCCTTCTGGGCGTCGTCGCCGGCGAACGTCGAGTGGTTCGTGCGGCACCGGTCGATCGCCTCGATCGGGCCGGACAAGGTCAACCAGCTGCGCCACGCGCTGTTCTTCGGCGACGCCGAGGGGGTGCGCGCGCACATGCGCCGGCACCGTGCGGTGCTCGCGCCGAAGTTCGCCGTCGTCGACGAGGTGCTCACCGAGCGGCTGGAGAAGTACGGCGTCGCGTCCTGGTCCCGCCCTCGCGGCGGCTACTTCGTGACGCTGCGGACGCCGCCGGGCACGGCCGCACGGGTCGTGCAGCTCGCCGCGGACGCCGGCGTGGTCCTCACGCCCGCGGGCGCGCCCTTCCCGTACGGGCGGGACCCCGAGGACGCGACGATCCGCCTCGCTCCCTCGATGCCCCCGCTGCCCGAGGTGCGCGCCGCGGTCGACGTCGTCGCGACGTGCGTGCTCCTCGCCGCCGCGGAGCGCCAGGCGGGCTGA
- a CDS encoding GNAT family N-acetyltransferase: MTPIDASTARPWTVRPAPPVPDALDHPDVWAYAGLTEVSRRATAAVWGWTDTWAPLAVRLPMLRPSPYGETAVWVAVEGDGRSADDVVGYASVHLPLTANETTAVHGVVVDPRHEGRGIGAALLARVHEHAAAHGRTVLQAFSPHAPEPPAGPDALEPPTGSGRVPRHDRAVRLAHRHGYALEQVARASVLELPGDTARLARLRDEARARAGAEYRTHTWLDDLPAGRLDDLAVLWTRMSTDTPHGAVEQAEDPWDAVRVREHLDRLRASHQHVLMTVAEHVASGRLVAFSWLQVPTAPVPFAFQEDTLVLREHRGHALGMLVKTVNLDAFTAMRPDALRIHTWNAQENAHMLAINVAMGFRPSGVSAVWQRTAPA; this comes from the coding sequence GTGACACCGATCGACGCAAGCACCGCCCGGCCGTGGACCGTCCGCCCCGCTCCCCCGGTCCCCGACGCCCTCGACCACCCCGACGTGTGGGCCTACGCCGGCCTGACGGAGGTGTCGCGGCGCGCGACCGCCGCCGTGTGGGGGTGGACCGACACGTGGGCGCCGCTCGCCGTGCGGCTGCCGATGCTGCGCCCGTCGCCGTACGGCGAGACCGCCGTCTGGGTCGCGGTCGAGGGTGACGGCCGGTCCGCCGACGACGTCGTGGGGTACGCCAGCGTGCACCTGCCGCTGACCGCCAACGAGACCACGGCGGTCCACGGCGTGGTCGTGGACCCGCGGCACGAGGGTCGCGGCATCGGCGCGGCGCTCCTCGCGCGGGTGCACGAGCACGCCGCGGCGCACGGCCGCACGGTGCTGCAGGCGTTCTCCCCGCACGCGCCCGAGCCGCCCGCGGGCCCCGACGCGCTCGAGCCACCCACCGGCTCGGGGCGGGTGCCGCGGCACGACCGCGCCGTGCGGCTCGCGCACCGGCACGGGTACGCCCTCGAGCAGGTCGCGCGCGCGTCCGTGCTGGAGCTGCCGGGCGACACCGCCCGGCTGGCGCGCCTGCGCGACGAGGCCCGCGCCCGCGCCGGCGCGGAGTACCGCACGCACACGTGGCTCGACGACCTGCCCGCGGGCCGCCTCGACGACCTGGCCGTGCTGTGGACGCGCATGAGCACCGACACCCCGCACGGTGCCGTCGAGCAGGCCGAGGACCCGTGGGACGCCGTCCGGGTGCGCGAGCACCTGGACCGCCTGCGCGCCAGCCACCAGCACGTGCTCATGACCGTGGCGGAGCACGTCGCGTCGGGGCGTCTCGTCGCGTTCTCGTGGTTGCAGGTGCCGACGGCGCCGGTGCCGTTCGCGTTCCAGGAGGACACGCTGGTGCTGCGCGAGCACCGCGGCCACGCGCTGGGCATGCTGGTCAAGACGGTGAACCTCGACGCGTTCACCGCGATGCGCCCCGACGCGCTGCGCATCCACACGTGGAACGCGCAGGAGAACGCGCACATGCTGGCGATCAACGTGGCGATGGGCTTCCGCCCGTCGGGCGTCTCCGCCGTCTGGCAGCGCACCGCACCCGCCTGA
- a CDS encoding ABC transporter ATP-binding protein, with protein sequence MPSTTPVVDVHELSKSFGRVRALDRLDLRVEAGEVHGFLGPNGAGKSTTLRVLLGLIRADSGTARLLGGDAWDDAVALHRRLAYVPGDVTLWPNLTGGEAIDVLTGLRGGADPGRRAQMLERFDLDPTRKARTYSKGNRQKVALVAALASDVELLVLDEPTSGLDPLMELVFQECVREAAEAGRTVLLSSHILAEVERLCDRVTIIRDGRAVLDGSLTELRTLHRTAVTAVAPADGVASLPGVHDVRHDGERVHLQVDDDALPELLAHLARTGARGLTATPPSLEELFVSQYGTTGADR encoded by the coding sequence ATGCCCAGCACCACGCCCGTCGTCGACGTCCACGAGCTGTCCAAGAGCTTCGGCCGCGTCCGCGCCCTCGACCGCCTCGACCTGCGGGTCGAGGCCGGTGAGGTGCACGGCTTCCTCGGCCCCAACGGGGCCGGCAAGTCCACCACCCTGCGCGTGCTGCTGGGCCTGATCCGCGCCGACTCCGGCACGGCCCGCCTGCTGGGCGGCGACGCGTGGGACGACGCGGTCGCGCTGCACCGGCGCCTGGCGTACGTGCCCGGGGACGTCACGCTGTGGCCCAACCTCACCGGCGGCGAGGCGATCGACGTGCTCACGGGGCTGCGTGGCGGCGCCGACCCGGGCCGGCGCGCGCAGATGCTCGAGCGCTTCGACCTCGACCCGACCCGGAAGGCGCGCACCTACTCCAAGGGGAACCGGCAGAAGGTCGCGCTCGTCGCAGCACTCGCCTCCGACGTCGAGCTCCTCGTGCTGGACGAGCCGACGTCCGGCCTGGACCCGCTCATGGAGCTCGTGTTCCAGGAGTGCGTGCGCGAGGCGGCGGAGGCGGGCCGCACCGTGCTGCTGTCGAGCCACATCCTCGCGGAGGTGGAGCGCCTGTGCGACCGCGTGACGATCATCCGCGACGGGCGGGCGGTCCTCGACGGCTCTCTGACGGAGCTGCGGACCCTGCACCGCACGGCCGTCACCGCCGTGGCGCCGGCCGACGGCGTCGCGTCGCTCCCGGGCGTCCACGACGTGCGCCACGACGGCGAGCGCGTGCACCTGCAGGTCGACGACGACGCCCTGCCGGAGCTGCTCGCGCACCTGGCACGGACCGGTGCGCGCGGGCTGACGGCCACGCCGCCGTCGCTCGAGGAGCTCTTCGTCTCGCAGTACGGCACGACGGGTGCGGACCGGTGA
- the fes gene encoding enterochelin esterase, whose protein sequence is MPPRPGRSSRLDLPPGTGRRPDADTRAARALAPGVIGSAAWWDAVRALGAPRWFPAGLPRDDGPPDGVPTVVLVHRDAEHAHVYADLNGLTDRSYLAAGTLHHVPGTDVHVGAFGVPPGYVASYAFVPTDAPLVSPAARDTDTARTWWLSVLAAARPDPLHPGEHLVDSRGAVRSVVDLPGRGGTRLVDPPGVPDRHERTVALVWDRPDGVAQPVWLHLPPGDAHDVGAVVLFDGRMWAERVPLAPHLDALHVRGDVPPTVAVLVDSVDPDRRAADLAGGDAYLDLLADDLLPRVVAPVLAGRGLRLVDDPARTAVAGQSYGGLAAFRLVAHRPDRFGASVSQSGSFWWPDLEDPAGRATAAWLRTAPPRDVRTVVQVGAYEGDLTEANHELVALVRARGEHVDALEVPGGHDWAWWHRHLPAALVQALG, encoded by the coding sequence GTGCCTCCTCGACCCGGTCGTTCGTCCCGCCTCGACCTCCCGCCCGGCACCGGTCGGCGCCCCGACGCCGACACCCGTGCCGCCCGCGCCCTCGCCCCGGGCGTGATCGGCTCCGCCGCCTGGTGGGACGCCGTCCGCGCCCTCGGCGCACCCCGCTGGTTCCCCGCCGGCCTGCCTCGCGACGACGGACCGCCCGACGGCGTCCCGACCGTCGTCCTCGTCCACCGCGACGCCGAGCACGCGCACGTCTACGCCGACCTCAACGGGCTCACCGACCGCTCCTACCTCGCCGCCGGCACCCTGCACCACGTGCCCGGCACCGATGTGCACGTCGGCGCCTTCGGGGTCCCGCCCGGGTACGTCGCGTCCTACGCCTTCGTCCCGACCGACGCACCGCTGGTCTCGCCCGCGGCGCGCGACACGGACACCGCCCGCACCTGGTGGCTGTCCGTCCTCGCCGCCGCCCGGCCCGACCCGCTCCACCCCGGCGAGCACCTCGTCGACTCCCGGGGGGCCGTCCGCAGCGTCGTCGACCTGCCGGGCCGGGGCGGCACCCGTCTCGTCGACCCGCCCGGCGTCCCCGACCGCCACGAGCGCACGGTCGCGCTCGTCTGGGACCGCCCGGACGGCGTCGCGCAGCCCGTGTGGCTGCACCTGCCGCCCGGCGACGCCCACGACGTCGGCGCCGTCGTCCTCTTCGACGGCCGGATGTGGGCCGAGCGCGTCCCGCTCGCCCCCCACCTCGACGCGCTGCACGTCCGCGGCGACGTCCCGCCGACCGTCGCCGTGCTCGTCGACTCCGTCGACCCCGACCGCCGCGCCGCGGACCTCGCCGGCGGCGACGCCTACCTCGACCTGCTCGCCGACGACCTGCTGCCGCGCGTGGTCGCGCCCGTGCTCGCGGGGCGGGGCCTCCGGCTCGTCGACGACCCCGCCCGCACGGCGGTGGCCGGCCAGTCGTACGGCGGCCTCGCCGCGTTCCGGCTCGTCGCGCACCGTCCCGACCGGTTCGGCGCCTCGGTCAGCCAGTCCGGCTCCTTCTGGTGGCCGGACCTCGAGGACCCCGCGGGTCGCGCCACGGCCGCCTGGCTGCGCACCGCGCCGCCGCGCGACGTCCGCACCGTCGTGCAGGTCGGCGCCTACGAGGGCGACCTGACGGAGGCGAACCACGAGCTCGTGGCGCTCGTCCGGGCCCGCGGGGAGCACGTCGACGCGCTGGAGGTGCCCGGCGGGCACGACTGGGCGTGGTGGCACCGGCACCTGCCCGCCGCGCTGGTCCAGGCGCTGGGCTGA
- a CDS encoding iron ABC transporter permease yields MLLALLSLAVGSHPVPLGTAWHAVVAFDPADDGQLVVRTLRVPRTALAVLVGAALGTAGALVQALTRNPLAEPGLLGVNAGAAAAVVTAILTLGVSTPLGRLPFALAGSAAAAALVLALGGGLRGGGPGGGSRVQLVLAGTAISVVLAAYTSTVTINEPDVFDVFRLWVVGSLQGRGTDVLLVTAPLVLAGLLLALGVAGSLDALALGADTGAALGASVRRTWVLTAVAVVVLSAAATAAAGPIAFVGLAAPHAARTLTGPAHRRLLPASALLGACTLLAADVVGRVVAVPSEVQAGIVAALVGAPVFVHLVRNRRVAGL; encoded by the coding sequence GTGCTGCTCGCGCTGCTCAGCCTCGCGGTCGGCTCGCACCCCGTGCCGCTCGGCACCGCGTGGCACGCGGTCGTCGCGTTCGACCCCGCCGACGACGGGCAGCTCGTCGTGCGGACGCTGCGGGTGCCCCGCACGGCGCTGGCGGTGCTCGTGGGCGCCGCGCTCGGCACCGCGGGCGCGCTGGTGCAGGCCCTGACCCGCAACCCCCTCGCCGAGCCGGGACTGCTCGGCGTGAACGCCGGCGCCGCCGCGGCCGTCGTCACCGCGATCCTCACGCTCGGCGTCTCGACCCCGCTCGGCCGGCTGCCGTTCGCGCTCGCCGGCAGCGCCGCCGCGGCAGCCCTCGTGCTCGCGCTGGGCGGCGGGCTGCGCGGCGGCGGGCCCGGCGGCGGCAGCCGTGTCCAGCTCGTCCTCGCGGGCACCGCGATCAGCGTCGTCCTGGCCGCGTACACGTCGACCGTCACGATCAACGAGCCCGACGTCTTCGACGTGTTCCGCCTCTGGGTCGTCGGCTCCCTGCAGGGACGTGGCACGGACGTGCTGCTCGTGACCGCGCCCCTGGTGCTGGCGGGCCTGCTGCTGGCGCTGGGCGTCGCCGGGTCGCTGGACGCGCTCGCGCTCGGCGCCGACACCGGGGCCGCGCTCGGCGCGTCCGTGCGTCGGACCTGGGTGCTGACCGCCGTGGCCGTGGTCGTCCTGTCCGCCGCAGCGACGGCCGCGGCCGGACCGATCGCGTTCGTCGGGCTCGCCGCGCCGCACGCCGCCAGGACGCTCACCGGGCCCGCCCACCGCCGGCTGCTGCCCGCGTCAGCGCTGCTGGGGGCGTGCACGCTGCTCGCCGCCGACGTCGTGGGCCGCGTCGTGGCCGTGCCGTCGGAGGTGCAGGCGGGGATCGTCGCGGCGCTCGTCGGCGCCCCCGTCTTCGTGCACCTCGTGCGCAACCGTCGGGTGGCGGGCCTGTGA
- the fepB gene encoding Fe2+-enterobactin ABC transporter substrate-binding protein, giving the protein MQRSHLRIGALATITALTLAACTAGATGDTTGADATAPAAASDGTWPRTITHELGETVVEAEPLRIVSTSVTLTGILLSIDAPVVASAATTPAETNQNTGFFDWWADIAVDRGVEVLYQNIEYDEEAVIAAEPDLILVSTTGADATADQYDALSAIAPTVAVDYSAATWQDVALELGEATGLEEQAEATVAEFDARVAEVADAITVPEGTTNAVVFYGDGTDTAFAKPEGSHGTLLASLGFDVVGADEALDTAEQARTDFAFVSLENTVQALTAETVFLVNGSTAEKEALLAEPVLANAPAVVSGQVHPLGPNSFRIDYYSASEIVDTVEELFS; this is encoded by the coding sequence ATGCAGCGCTCTCACCTGCGGATCGGCGCACTCGCGACGATCACGGCCCTGACGCTCGCCGCGTGCACAGCAGGCGCCACCGGTGACACGACGGGAGCGGACGCGACCGCCCCCGCGGCCGCGTCCGACGGCACCTGGCCCCGCACGATCACGCACGAGCTCGGCGAGACGGTCGTGGAGGCGGAGCCGCTGCGGATCGTGTCCACGTCCGTCACGCTCACCGGCATCCTGCTGTCGATCGACGCGCCCGTCGTGGCGTCGGCAGCGACGACGCCGGCCGAGACCAACCAGAACACCGGCTTCTTCGACTGGTGGGCCGACATCGCCGTCGATCGCGGGGTCGAGGTCCTGTACCAGAACATCGAGTACGACGAGGAGGCCGTGATCGCGGCCGAGCCCGACCTCATCCTCGTCTCGACGACGGGCGCCGACGCGACCGCCGACCAGTACGACGCGCTGTCCGCCATCGCACCCACCGTCGCCGTCGACTACTCCGCCGCCACCTGGCAGGACGTCGCGCTCGAGCTCGGCGAGGCCACGGGCCTCGAGGAGCAGGCCGAGGCGACCGTCGCCGAGTTCGACGCGCGCGTGGCCGAGGTCGCCGACGCGATCACCGTGCCCGAGGGGACGACCAACGCGGTCGTGTTCTACGGCGACGGCACCGACACGGCCTTCGCCAAGCCGGAGGGGTCGCACGGCACGCTGCTGGCCTCGCTCGGTTTCGACGTCGTCGGTGCCGACGAGGCCCTCGACACCGCAGAGCAGGCGCGCACCGACTTCGCGTTCGTGTCGCTGGAGAACACGGTCCAGGCGCTGACCGCCGAGACGGTGTTCCTCGTCAACGGCAGCACGGCCGAGAAGGAGGCGCTGCTGGCCGAGCCCGTGCTGGCCAACGCCCCGGCGGTGGTGTCCGGGCAGGTGCACCCGCTCGGGCCGAACTCGTTCCGGATCGACTACTACTCCGCGTCGGAGATCGTCGACACCGTCGAGGAGCTGTTCTCCTGA